The Phragmites australis chromosome 13, lpPhrAust1.1, whole genome shotgun sequence DNA window ttcggcttgtgttACCTACTAAAGTGCACGCAAGGGGTACCTGTGTCAACCTTCTTAATTGAGCCCtgaccatttgaacatgcacctataggtgcagaGGTCCACTAGTGCTACTCCCAGAGTACACTAGTTACGCCTAAAGGTGTGGAggtctacaagcctattatgcacACAACACCTTTACGAtgttacctctacaagcctattatgcccacgatATTATAAGCCCACAAGCCAAAAGGTACTCGACTTATCTACCATTATATCGACATATGGTAAGTAAGGtgagtgctaaagctaactacaACAACGGACAGTccttaatcgattcaagcgaCCCTATAGCATCTAAGACTCCCATCTCGAGTCATCCCTATTGCTCGCCAGGATCTCATATCATCCTCACTGACTTACACATCCCATCATCGTCATTGTATTTGTGAAATAAGATTAAGTCCTAAGCTTgcgaacgatggtcgaaccactGCTTGACTTCTACCAATGACCTAAGCCTTACTAAGCATGacatattcattttaagttagatcatTGAGTGCTATACCTagggttacaatggatcaagatataacaataccaaggaagggtaatgaaacaattaggatctactcccAAAACCCGATATTTAACTAGCCATCATGcaagacatatatatatagcataatttatcaatttgtcacaacatatgatccaaagtaataggaTGAGTATGTTTATATGCTTGCATTGGTGCCCAGCTTGATCACAATTCACAGCAATGAAATTCGGATCGCCCTCAATCACGCCCACGTCACCctccggtccttcgttcactaaacaagaacgcatgcaatgatgagtataaACGAGATGCAATGAAATATGCTAAATGATGCATAAAAGTAGTGGATGCATCATAACATCAAGCTAATAATGCGAGACTTAACTAACGACAATTCTATCATCCgttatttttaaaaagaaaagcaattaaCAAGTACCATATGAAATAACACATAATCCACAATTCTcaaaaattaaacatgatgcttatgatacTTAATGATTTATGATTAGGCTTAATAACATGATTAATGCATTAGGACGTGACAAAACtaccccttaaaagaatcttcTCCCGAGATTCAGGTAACTTTAGGGGAGAGTATGGTGAATCAAGAAACTTTATGATTCATGACAAACCTATTATGGGAATTAGAAACTAATGCAACACTCATATGTTGGAGAAAAGCAGTGTATCTGTGTGCATGCAATTTATCCAAAACTACTCTCTGAGGTTTTAGTGTAACATTTAACAGGCAAATCTCACTGATGAGTTTGTCGACATCAACAGTCTACTGATATGGGATTAACACCTTGAACGAAAATGTCTATCCAACAGCTGGGTGCTGGGTTGCGCTAAGATTAGTGTTGGGGTAGTCTTTTATATATTTCTGACCATGCAAAACCCCGTGTCTCCATTAAAGATCCACAAAAAGGTACAACGGCATTACAAGGCTCGCACATCCTGGCACACACGCAAGAAACAGAGCTCAAGGAGCTGATCACAAACTGAAGGTAGAACCTCCCACGACAGGGAGTACTGAAATTAAGCTATTACATTGAAAGATTGAACAAAATAGCACAAGCCATAGCTACTGATTGAAAACGACGAACTAAAGTTGTAGCAGGCGGAGCTGAAGTAGCGCGAGGCAGGTGCTCCTGAACGATCCTTGCTCCCTGCTGGATTTGCATGCATATCCGTTGCGCGGTGCCCTCTTGCAATCCTGCCCAATAGTCGGAAAAAAGAGCGCATCTTGTAAATGAGAGCAGATAATTCTTGCAGAAATTAAAGCCTATTTCATTTAGACTTGTCCAAATTGTCTAGCTGCAAGCCGCAAAACCAATCCAGTGTAAGTGTAAGCTCTATCGGAAGCTGCAAACCGCAAAACCAATCCAGTGCAAGCCGCAAAACCAATCCACTGCCTGGCAGCTGGTCCTGAGCTCAACAGAAGAAATCCATCAAGGAACTGGGTTAGGTGGCGTGGCGACACCAGAAGAGATAGCAACAGCTCTCCAAACGAATTCACCCACAGGACATCGGAAGACTAGAATATTGATGATTTCATGCAGTCCCCAATGATAACTCCGATCTGATCCTGATCCTCCTCTATGCTAGTTTCCATAATCTCTTCCACTGATCTATCAGTGCTGTCAAGATCCAGCCGTTTGTACATCGACCTCACCGTATAGGTACGGATAGTAGAGTGCGTCCAGCACAGGCAAATCGACAAAGATCTACCGGACTATTGGCTGAATTTGTAGAGTTGACCAAACTTTATAAAAAATGGGAGGCGATATGTACCGTTAACTACAATAAGTGAGACATGTGACAGTGTCATACGATTTGCAATCTCAATCAGCTAGTTGCATCTCTGTTCAATGTGGACGGCATCAGCCATGTTCATCGTGTGGATAGCGACGGTGGAGTTCGTTGACTCCGTTCCGTATGTGCCAATTATAAAGATGCTATTGCTGTGAATTCCCATGCCCAAACTCGATATCTGAGACGCCATGTCTTCCTCTATGCAATCCTTTCCCTTGCAAGCCGAGAAACAAGCCGAAACCAACCCAGAACTCTACCAGTATTTCGCCAGCTTGGTCTCCTCCTTGCCGAGCTCGAAAGGCTTGTCCAATAACCAGCTCTACCGCCATGACCAAGGTTGGCACTCCAGCTTCATGCCCATGGTTGGCTCCATGGTCGCCGACGTGTGCTTCACCGCGCGCCCCTCGGACATCGTCGTCGCCACCGTGCCCAAGTCCGGCACCACGTGGATCAAAGCACTTCTGTACGCCACCGTGCACCGGAGCGAGCAGCCCGCGGACGCCGCCGACCACCCGTTCAACTCCTTCGGGCCCCATGAGTGCATCAAGTTCTTCGAGTACCAGCTCTACGCACACAATAAGATCCCCGATCTCAACAAGCTCCCTGATCCAAGGCTCTTCGCCACGCACGTCCCGTTCGTGTCGCTGCCGAGGACCGTGATCGCGACAGGGTGCAAGATCGTGTACGTGTGCCGGGACCCCAAGGACCACTTGATCTCGCAGTGGGACTTTGCAAACAAGTTCAGGGCGAGGGACGGGCTGGAGCCTCTCTCGGTGGAGACCGCCGCCGAGATTTTTTGCAACGGCTTGTCTCCGTTCGGGCCGTACTGGGACCACGTACTCGGGTACTGGCGTGCGCACTTGGCGCGCCCCAAGCAGGTGCTCTTCTTCAGGTACGAGGAGATGCAGAGGGACCCTGCGGCGCACGTCCGGAGGTTGGCGGAGTTCATGGGCCACCCATTCGgtgttggggaggaggaggatggcgcaGTGGAAGCCATCGTGAAACTGTGCTCGTTCGAGCACATGAACGGACTAGAAGCGACCAAGGGCGGCAAGACAGAGCTTGCGGTCGGAACGGTGGCAAATACTGCGTTCTTTCGGCGCGGCGTGGTGGGGGACTGGGCGAACCATCTGTCCCCGGAGACGGCGGCGCGCATCGACACCATTACCGAGGCCAAGTTCAAGGATTCCGGTCTCAGCGTCTAACTAGGGTGCAACAATACTATCACCGTGTAGTATGTGAAGTTTCTTGTTCTACTACCTTCGTAAGGGTGTCCGGTTATACCTTGTGTGTATGCAACTATTGCCCGATACCGCTTGTCTGGAGCGAGCCCTGTACGTCTTGTTTATGTAGCATTGCAATGCGAGACAGGAATTTCCATTACGATGGCATGCCACTTTATCCATCTAAAGAACTGAAATTGTAATAGATGCAGCACTCAACTCAAACATTTATCCAAGGTGAATGAATTTTCCTGGTGAAAGAACAAATTTCTCAGTTGAAATGCAAATTTTCGGATGGAACGCTCAGAATTTCCTAGGTAAAATTCAATTGAAATTTCTTCAGATTTTCAATTAAATTGTTGGATTTTAAGTTGAATCGGAATTTAATGTTGATGGAAACTAAGTTGGAAAGTAGTTTGCTTTCATAGAAATACACATTGAACATATTTCGGCATAACGTTTTATAGGTGCAtgtattcttttgaaaaaaatttaagtGCACagatacataatttttttagatctaATCAAAATACATAAATCAAATGTTGGTGTGGCCAAATCAAAGTGTAGAATTGCATTTTTGACAAATCTACCCTCAAACTTTTCATAGGGCAAATCTGGTTAGGAGATTCGGCGAATAAACTATTCGTTTGGTGCAAAACGTTGGTAATATAATATTCTCATGTCCCAATTAGCGTCACTTCATCACCATGGCAATTGATTGGGAGGTGATCCGCATCTCCTGCACGGTATGGTTTACCCGaataacactcttcttttccttttttttccaaatgttTTAAAGAGTACCGGTATACATATAACATATTTATACAACTCTATTACAACCAGAAGATCAAATGGTTCAAATCAACTGGGTGGTGGTTCACTTATGAATGGAAACAGCAAAGGCATGTGGGTGTAGTGGCACTATTATAGAAACCTTCTTCATTGCCGACTCAAACCTTTTTTTACTATCTGTTTTGGTTTGAAGCCAGCAGTGAGCAATagacagtgataatccttaACTATCACTGCTGTCTCGAGGGACCGATAGTGAATGAAGTTATCACTACTGGCTGATGGCTTTAGTCGGTAGTGTTTTGTCTCTCTTTtggctccctctctctcctctgtgTCCTCCCTTTCTGCCTACtcggtctctctctccctctcaatatctcctcccccctctcctctctatcctccctcTCAATGCATGCATACAATAATACACATAttaaatgtaaatcaataataaagataccttcattaatacatagtaaatCATGTTATTCACAGTAATTAGTGTTATTCATTAATATGGTGTCATTTGACAATATGTATATTGTCAAACCCTCTGGTAGACTTCCTACTCATCGCATACTCTATGCTAGAAGGTATGAtatcatctgaaggtctctcacTCATCGATGACATAATCAGTTtatgaaactcgccgtttgggttgataacatgttcgatGAACAACCCgaccatctgttcttgaatggTATGTATTTCCGTAGGAagtaacacacttgtgcgttGTTTGAAGcgttgcgtttgaagaatcggaAGAATTAATCCTTAAAGACatataaaaattgaaaaaagtaTCGATATGcaatttcatacctcaacatcatGGAACCAGACAGCATCTCCGTCTCTGTTGAATACGTGCATAAAAGTAAGAGCATAAAACCCGCATAGATTGTTATCAGGTGGTTGTTAGTGGAATGAATTTAACCTTTTTATTTAGCAGGAAATGCAAGATATAAACATTCCCCGTGTACCAAAAAGTcaatttttacatcatactgcttcctgTATGGATAATAGAcaacactctttttgcagtatcttgtgtacgccatgtacgtgaatatgaataccaattaaatttAGATGCAGTCgatgagaagattaaatgatcaagtttactGATTTTGAATGTCGATTAGGTCTTGGTAAGTTTTCTTATCTCtccttttgtgagtccaagacaatgatcttgctaaaAGACTAcatggatgacaaggaggatctaaTAAAAACTGCAgaaatatgtcaccatagcaaattagtactatgATTGAGTTACCCATAAAAGGAGAATGCCCTGGCACACCAACACGTACTCAAAGTTGTAGGGTAAGAATACGGATGTCTTGTGTTGGTAGTGAAATAGACACTTCAATAAATAGTTCTCGGTGAAGTTTGGACAAACAATAAGATCCCCGATCTCAAGAAGCTCCCTGATCCAAGGCTCTTCGCCACGCACGTCCTGTTCGTGTCGTTGTCGAGGACCGTCATCATGACAGGGTGCAAGATCGTGTACAAGTGCCACGTGTAGTATAAAGTGCAATAAaaaagcatgaatatcattCCACAAGTATAATTGCAAGAGCAAAACATAGAGTTTTCATTACACGTGATATTGAAGTAGAAGGACTGTAAATCATAAATGACAATGACTAACATCATCTGTACTCCAAAAAATTGACAGCAAGAACTAAGTAAGAATAACAATACTCTCAGATAAACAACAATTGACCCCAGAATTATGGATGTTCTGCCCCCTAATTGTCCTATTGTACACATCATTGATTGGGCAATTATCTAAGTTATCAATTAGTATGTAGAGCCTGGACAAAAATCAAAGTATCTTCATGGATAATATTGTTGCGACTAAACAGATTGCACAAAACTGAACAGAAGTAGCCAAAGCACATACTGACAGTAGCTAAAAGAGCGAACTTAGCAAAAGTATTCAGAAACAAAAGAGCAAGTTGCCTCTGAATCACAGCAATATTCAGCCAGGGATCAAACAAGTAGCATGTTGGATATTCAACTATAGATGTTCCTCAGTACACAAGAACATATCGAGCAATATCACCAACTCAAGTTTCCAGGGCTACCAAACACATGTCTATATACTATTGCACTTAATAAAAAGCCCAACCTCAGCACAACTACTCATCACAGAGCATAATATGCAGGCAACCTTACTGTCCAGCACAAGGAAGAGGAAAACTCACAGAAAAACAAGCTCAAAAGCGTTGATGATAGAGGCTAGGCACGACACTCCTGCCTTTATCCCAGAAAACCTAGCACCCATCATTACCAGCGAAGTGAAGaagatcggagatacaaagccaacTACATTGTGTAAGCACGTGGGGCGAGCCTTGGCATCACAACTCTtgctaccaccaccaccaattCCCTCTAGCGATTCACCAAGCCAAGCAGGGGGTTTCCAGTGCTCAACCACACACTAGAGAGAAGGCCACcaaatcagagagagagagagatgtcacTTTTCTCTCTTGCCAACCGAGATGAGAGCCAAGGAAGATATAGAAGCCCTCACCTCAAGCACACATGTCGAGAATGGCTGCCACAACCGCAATCGGTTCGGCCTCCTCGATCCTTCGTGCCGCTCTAGCCAATCCGCACGGTCCAAGCTCCATCTGGTGGACAATGAGGAGCCAAGCGGTCCCACGGATATGTGCACGCACATGGAATACCTGGGCACAGTTGCCAAGCTGCCGTCGCAATTGCCTGAGGCCAGGACCAACTGGTCCCTAATCCTCCACGGCCAACCCTAGGAGCAACACCAACACATAGAAAGGGCAGCTCACGGGCCTGGGCTAGTTTCAGCATGGACCAAAAGGAGAAGAACCATTCGGTTGGCCCAAGAAAGAAATATTCAACAGTAAAATTCATTTAAATGACAACATCGTGACCCCAAGGACACAATGATCTCTCTCTAGTTCTTTGCAAACAAGCTCAGCTTGTTAGGGTCAAGGAAGGGCTTCAACCTGTCTCGGTAGAGATTGCCGTCGAGATGTTCTGAGATGGCATGTCGGCGTTTGGGCCCTATTGAGACCATGTACCCGGATACTGGCACGCTCACTTGGCACTCCTCGAGGTGGGGTGCTCTTCGTCAGGTATGAGGAGATGTGGAGGGACCCGACAGCGCATGTACGAAGACCCATCTTTGAGGAGGACGGCATGGTGGATGCCATCATGAGACTGTGCTCATTAGAGAACATGAGTGGAGGCGACTAAGGGTGGGAAGATGGAGTCTGTGGTTGGCGCGGAGGAGAACAACTCGTTCTTCTAGTGCGGCGAGGTGGGAGATTGGGCGAACCATTTGTCGTCGAAAACGGCATGGCACATCAATGCTATCACAGAGTTCAAGTTCAAGGGTTCCAGTCTCTTTTTAGACGAAATCAAGGGTTCCGGTCTCAGCGCCAAGCTAAGGAGCACCCAGTACTATCGACGCTGACACGCTGTTAGTGGAACAAATGGCTTCACAACAAATTGATCAAAATGGCGATggacaagtaaaaaaaaatcagcgaAATTAATTTTGACCGAGACCAAAATTGGCCCATTTCAGTTAAAAAATTTCAGCCCGATCCCAATTGAGCAGCCCAAGCCCATTCCAACGCTAACCCTAACTCCCCCAAATACCTAgccatttttgaattttttttttctatcaccTTATCTCTTGCCTCCCCACCCGTGTAGCCAGCGAAACTCACTCCCGTTCCCTACctgagcggcggcggcagtggcaTCTGGACCACTCGGGCGGCACAGTGCGTGGGGGCGGCGCGGAGCAAAAGTTGATGTGTTCTTCGTTTGCGTTTAGTGCACCTCTTAGTAACCTACTGCAAGGGAGAGCGATGGGATCTAATTGTTCTTGCTCTATTCTCGAAATAGCTCAGAATTATTCATGTCATTTGCCTAGATTTCAAGGTCATTTTCCTGAGAGAAACGGGCAggattattatatattttaaggTAATTTTACATCCAGCTCCTTGCAAGGGAACCCCTGACAGAAATACAAAATACATTCAAGTCCTTTTGAGGTCCTATAGTAAAATTAGCTGTGAAAAACGTATAAATCATGTCTAGGGCCCAAACTTTAATCTGGGCCTatgccaatttttttatttttctatgaaAGGGCCTAGATCAAGTATTCAAGTTATAACGCTTTACCAGTAGTTTAGATTTGGACCAAGGGCAAGCGTCATTTATTACTTTAATACATCTGGATGCGTACTGCAGTGCTGGGCCTGGGCCAGTCACCTAGAAGCCCAAAGTTCTCCCACAGCTAATCACCCACATTATTCGGTGCGCACAGCGGCACACGCACGCTGCAAACACGGCGTCACGCCTGTAACGTCTTTAAACGGGTGGCGCCTTCTTGAACACGACCACATGAGCCCGATCGCTCGCGCCGAGCCACGAGCCCCTGTCGTCTCTGAACACGCCCAGGTCCTGGCACGAGCCCCTGCACGACACCAGCTTGTACGTGTGCGCCTTCGCCCTGCCGTAGCTCTCGACGCGGAACACCTTCTCCCGCCCGCCCGGGCTCGGGGCCAGGATCGGGCCCGTGACTACTTGCTGGCGCCCCGACGTCGGCTCGTCGTCCCCGGAGACGTGCCACTCGGTGGTCTGCACGCACGTCGTCACGGCGGCGAAGTGGATGCGGACATCGGTGGAGACGCGCACGGTGCGGTCGCCACCCTGCTGCTGCTCGGGCGTGAAGCGCACGGGGAAACCCTTGCGGAGCTCGTTGGTCTCCTGCGCCACGAAGAGCGGGCAGCGGAGCACGTGGGGCGCCATCGTGAGCCCGCCGCCGTGGCCGCGGACGGCCGGGAGGACGTAGTAGCTCGCGTCGGCGCTCAGCTCAAGGCCGTCCGTGTCGTACACCGGCGGCGGAGCGGCGCCGTTGCACGAGAGGAAGATCGCTAGGAGGGAGAGCAGGAGGAGATGGCTGTCCATGGTCGAATCCGTTGACTTTGCTTCGATTTGTGTTGGAGTGTGTTGGAGGCTTCACTAGTACCTCGGGTCGGTATTTATAGTGCTCTGGAGTGGAGTCGCCAGCCTTCTCTCCTGTATGGATTTCTACGTGACGTGAAGTCATTTCCTTGTCGTCCGTGCACTGCACTAGTCAGTAGTCAGTCAAGTCACACCGCGCATGCATACGGTGCCGATCTATACACAACTACCAATCCGCCGCTGGGAAACGTACATATCGAACCACGGAAGCCTGGTTGCCGACGTTTCCAAGAACGAGCATTATGCGTTGCATTCATTTGCGCGCCTTTCTGAAAACGACGCGGCATCTATCTGTTCAGTGCTGACTGTAGAGCTGAACTGCTAGTGTGGAGTGCGGAGTATCCATTGCATGCTCTGGAAATGGTGCACCCTGAATAAAGGAAAAAACTTAACTCGCCTCGCACTCCTAGTCCATTGATACGTTCCCCTTTAATCCAAATGTTAAAAAACAACAATCCAATGCTAGTACTGCAAGTAGAGTGGACTTGCGAGAAGTACCACTATCGGCAGAACGCGGGACACAATCGTGTCACAGCTCAGAACCACGTGTATTCGTGATAAGATCATACGGGCGCAGTAGCATGATCCCTGATCCGGATTGCGTCCCAACCAACCTATTTTGGGTCATCCGGCCATGTCTACGCTGCAAGAGGTTGTGATCGATCAGGACACGGGTCGACGCCGATCAAGGTCGCGTACGCCGCCGCATACAGGAAGCTAGATGGACTCAGCCTGTTTGCATCACCGACCGCTTGGCCGATTTGGAATAGGCGTGTTCTTCCATGTGCTTTTTAGGGGGAAAAAATCAGGGCGGCGCCGTTACCGCGGCAGCAAGAACGCACGTGGTTTTGGCTTCGCGGCATTAGAGATGGCAACAGGTCAAGTTATGTATGAGCGAAGCAAATTTGTGCCTATATCTGATGGGTATCCAAGATCTATGGGTCGCCGGACGACGACTGACTCAGGGCGTAATCGTGCGGCGACGGTCGGCTTGAGGTGAGCTGTGGctgtgcggcggcggcggttgacTGGAAGAGGTGCGGCGGCGATAGCCAACTGGAGACAAGGCGTAGCCATGCGGTGGCGGTATCAGCCGACCGGAGGTGAGGCGCCGCAGCGACAGCCGGCTGAGGGTAGGGCATTGCCCGCTTGAGGCGGTGTGTGGCGGAGCGTGGTCACCTAGCAGGGGGGAGGGGGACGTAGCCGTGCAGTGGCTGCTGACCTGCTCAGCACCGTggatatgagagagagagagagagtcacaCCTCGGAAACCATAATCCATCATTAAGCATGCACGCGCATCATAACACCATGCTTAGTGTAATTACTAGTAGTTAATCACATTTCAAAATCGTTACGTGATCGATCCATATGTGTTTCCaccatatgtatatgtgtggGAAGTGTTTTGGAATAGTTTAGATAGCCCATAGTCATTTAGGAAGGATAAGGAAAAGAATAGGAAGAAATGGGAAAAAGAACGAAGCCTTTCAGCACACGGACCCTACTCGTGGTCTGACCGGCGCTAGCCGCGCTCTGACTGCCAGAGCGCAGAACCACTTAAAAGCCTTTCCACTGACGCTCTTATCCTCTCCCTCGTTCATTCTTCTTCaccgagagagagaaaagagagagagaaagggagatcCCCACCATTTCTTCGACCTCAAGCTCTACGGAGGCCGAAGATCGAAGGAAGGGGTGGCCCATGAGTTCCCAACATCGTCCCAAGCTCATCCCCAAGCCACCCTTCACCGGAGCAAGCCCGGAgctcttcttccacctctagaTCGATCGAAGCACCCCGAAGCCGATCTCCACCTCAGAGCTTCTCCAGAGCCGGTCAACCCTCAAGAAAGCTTCCCCACACCAAGACGAAGCTTCATAACCCCTTTCCCCTTATTTTCCCTGAGTTCCACCCACTCCCCATAGCCATAGAACCAAGCTCCATCGAGCCATGGACGTCGATCCTGGGGTCCAAGCTTTTGTCCCCATGAATGACGCTCAAACCACTTAAAATGGATCCTCTTAGTTACGTAGAGTGTTTAGATACCGGCCTTGACAGAAGGCATCATCGGAATGGGTGGCGGCAGGCACACCAAGCGCTCTAACCGCCGTCCCAGGAGTCAGACCACCCCTCCGACTAGTCTGACCATCGGGAACCAAATTGACACTCTTCCCAAGAGTCTGATTGCGCTTTCCCATGGTTTGATCGTCACTCCCAGCGGCCTAACCGCCCCttttggcggtctgactgcgGTAACTCAGACAAAACCGTTTTACTGTAGTTTACTGTTtctgaaaattgtaaaattcataataaattctctatagctccaaaaactatgaaactaattttgttggtttcacaATAACCTTCTCCACCTAGTAAAAATATCCACAGCCATTAAATAGTTAATTATATTTCtaatattatttaattaggttaaagcttaattaattcatagttaattcatcGCAATtctaaaattggtgaaaccaatttttctagtcttaTTATGACTTGTGTtaactagaaaaaatattttcataatatattACATTGTATTTTGTTCCTGATCATGCATTGTATGCTTATTACGATGTATTTTCATTCTTTTAGCGAACGATGTTATGGAGAGTGACGGCTTTTCTTGAAGTGTTTTCTCGTGGTTGTTCGTGTATATGAAGCGGAGCATCAAGGTAAATATCTATCATATTTAtcatatattttggtgaattgttgATCAACATATTAGCTAGTCAATGTCGGGAATTAGGTAGCACTTATCTTGTTGTATTTATACCTGCATTAAAATAACAACATACGAATAGGAtgacactactcttgcctgtcACCAACATCAATAGGCGTAAAGTAATcaaaaactaaatcttcctcacctgaaaagcaaacaaagaacgtgagtatgaaggtactcgcaatacttaatctataatgggtacttataaatagcctgactccaaggaggATGCATATGTGTAATTAGCTAGAACTTAGCCACAaaaggttaagtaacttcatatgcaaaagctattTGAACTCAAGTGTAAACATCTACACCTAACTAAAATACCCTTTAATCCTAAGATCATTAACATAACTTAACtgtaacttgtaccatatcaactTTTCATCAATATTACCAACTATGTTCCAACATTCCATCACAACATCCTAATAAtgaaactctatgattgatgtaaatggacggaagcatgctcataactgagagcgcggtaattcgaattgatcttacaccctccAGGGAATACATCTTTACTCACACGATATGAGGACCATTCGACTTGTGTCACCTGCTAAAGTGCACGcaaggggtacccgtgtcaacctttttaATTGAGCCCCgaccgtttgaacatgcacctataggcGCGGAGGTCCACTAGTACTACTCCCAGAGTACACTAGTTACGCCAAAAGGTGTGGAGGTAACTAAAACTATTTCTAGAGTAAACTAAATACCTCTACAAGCATATTATGCACACAACACTTTTACGAtgttacctctacaagcctattatacctACGACACCATAAGCCCACAAGTCAAAAGGTCACAGCTACGAAATGTATTCGACTTATCTACCATTACATAGATATGTGGtaagtaaggtaagtgctaaaaccaactacAACAACGAACTGTCATTAATCGATTCAAGCgagcctatagcatccgagactcccatCTCGAGTCATCCCTATTGCCCGCCAGAATCTCATATCATCCTCACTGACTTACacatcccatca harbors:
- the LOC133887716 gene encoding cytosolic sulfotransferase 16-like yields the protein MSSSMQSFPLQAEKQAETNPELYQYFASLVSSLPSSKGLSNNQLYRHDQGWHSSFMPMVGSMVADVCFTARPSDIVVATVPKSGTTWIKALLYATVHRSEQPADAADHPFNSFGPHECIKFFEYQLYAHNKIPDLNKLPDPRLFATHVPFVSLPRTVIATGCKIVYVCRDPKDHLISQWDFANKFRARDGLEPLSVETAAEIFCNGLSPFGPYWDHVLGYWRAHLARPKQVLFFRYEEMQRDPAAHVRRLAEFMGHPFGVGEEEDGAVEAIVKLCSFEHMNGLEATKGGKTELAVGTVANTAFFRRGVVGDWANHLSPETAARIDTITEAKFKDSGLSV
- the LOC133889061 gene encoding alpha-amylase/subtilisin inhibitor-like, which translates into the protein MDSHLLLLSLLAIFLSCNGAAPPPVYDTDGLELSADASYYVLPAVRGHGGGLTMAPHVLRCPLFVAQETNELRKGFPVRFTPEQQQGGDRTVRVSTDVRIHFAAVTTCVQTTEWHVSGDDEPTSGRQQVVTGPILAPSPGGREKVFRVESYGRAKAHTYKLVSCRGSCQDLGVFRDDRGSWLGASDRAHVVVFKKAPPV